One Pecten maximus chromosome 7, xPecMax1.1, whole genome shotgun sequence genomic window carries:
- the LOC117330692 gene encoding tripartite motif-containing protein 2-like, producing the protein MAEGFVREQSSLDGSRSLDTLVLECPICLEQLRHPKSLPCLHSFCEECLGSYITKELSGKMASSFSCPVCRKVTEPMNPSEDKESWAGQFPTNNLAVEMIRHLQNTNTLITCKPCEKKGNTNVPAKFWCHQTKSYFCATCKIDHHDLIHEECEPENITEWNKSDTIRRQTSAAGCGKHKEKLEYYCEDHQILGCNKCIIVDHRKCEVVTSVDDFRDKLTPSKFDNLLDDLRKSTDAMETLINDVAEQLQSMTNDQDIALQSLTDIRKKINERFDTIQKELTDKLMAIFKEEKENLDISKLKCERLMLSMQNTLTSSKNAALKDDSVGTICLFQRGHAEVESCKELIKELEKSSRSTSLRHEYDPDILAVNTKTSLTMGKIVVHHQQRRLPSTAFSTPLSERLMKITGNLNIKVPSDKKDCSAFGVVLLSDGRIVVGE; encoded by the coding sequence ATGGCGGAAGGATTTGTCCGGGAACAGTCGTCGTTAGATGGCTCCAGGAGTCTGGACACTTTAGTACTGGAATGTCCTATCTGTCTGGAACAGTTGCGACACCCTAAGTCCCTCCCTTGCCTTCATTCATTTTGTGAGGAATGCCTGGGTAGCTACATCACCAAGGAGTTGTCAGGTAAGATGGCGTCTTCTTTCTCCTGTCCTGTATGCCGTAAGGTCACCGAGCCGATGAACCCGTCAGAAGACAAGGAAAGTTGGGCTGGACAGTTTCCTACCAACAATCTGGCAGTCGAAATGATCCGACATTTACAAAATACGAATACGTTGATCACATGCAAGCCCTGTGAGAAGAAAGGGAACACGAATGTACCAGCAAAGTTTTGGTGCCATCAAACTAAATCCTACTTCTGTGCAACCTGTAAAATCGACCATCATGACCTGATTCATGAAGAATGCGAACCCGAGAATATCACGGAATGGAACAAATCAGATACGATCCGAAGGCAGACGTCGGCTGCTGGATGTGGAAAACACAAAGAGAAATTAGAGTATTACTGTGAAGATCATCAGATTCttggatgtaacaaatgtatcATTGTCGATCACCGGAAGTGTGAGGTGGTGACATCAGTAGACGATTTCCGGGACAAACTGACACCTTCAAAATTTGACAATCTTCTTGATGACCTTCGGAAAAGCACAGACGCCATGGAAACATTAATAAACGATGTCGCAGAACAGCTTCAGTCCATGACAAACGATCAAGACATCGCGCTACAAAGTTTAACAGACATACGCAAAAAGATTAACGAACGTTTTGATACAATTCAGAAAGAGCTTACAGATAAATTGATGGCAATTTTCAAGGAAGAGAAAGAAAATCTGGATATATCGAAACTGAAATGTGAAAGATTGATGCTCTCTATGCAAAATACGCTGACGTCATCAAAGAATGCCGCCTTGAAGGACGATTCTGTGGGAACGATCTGTCTTTTCCAGAGAGGCCATGCGGAGGTCGAGTCCTGTAAGGAACTCATAAAGGAGTTGGAAAAGTCGTCCAGATCTACCAGTCTGAGACACGAGTATGACCCTGACATACTGGCCGTCAACACCAAGACAAGCCTTACTATGGGAAAGATAGTCGTTCATCATCAACAGAGGAGACTACCATCTACTGCGTTCAGTACTCCATTGTCTGAACGTCTGATGAAGATAACGGGAAACTTAAACATCAAAGTTCCCTCTGACAAAAAAGACTGTTCTGCGTTTGGAGTTGTTCTCCTGTCTGATGGCCGTATTGTCGTAGGAGaataa